A genomic window from Yarrowia lipolytica chromosome 1D, complete sequence includes:
- a CDS encoding uncharacterized protein (Compare to YALI0D22506g, no similarity): MRRVDFSPYVAELRASAPHPPKIAHVTSGVSFHKLHAALNQFAKTYHYVFDASKPRRKDDMECVVMKCCRRRCRYRLSVFSEASNAVDGALSWLEYDSDDMVEHNHELDGSDLTDEDRKRMKRVEFKRKRNAKRVQQVEDSDTRTKESHSGDLRHGCDDELNGFNDLNGFVDPKGSNSYDCDNGDDIMEEEFHSDEEPLFLCSEAEDSETSPAPEVAEQPQQSPVQRLDKYHSLFLHSEEDDDEVQEIVATNKTNKTKSKPKKKKKIEIISLDSDSEEAEEERAQSSAKTISPQPKSESSPATASGAQKKRAKSQTKPFSSSTTSSELSKTYSHEVLDTLKAQKRNHRVSKHQKERARVDEITAKVRENEKLALENKKTELEQQVEATLSKREMVLKTYLRLEKGLRGAQLADSLSRMMRVIKTQVQDELRGVHEEENEPVMLAESSFIVDDKDDKDEDGEYLEEELVKKDGRRKTSGTKNKALEKAQRKKERKHERQAALMKLLDRRVMKEWRACPFCKRRFYPREIGKKTNSAEAELMTHIQLVHPDEVVYLDDLEEEEEEGEDAVQSDHGYGDSLNSSSDSEEEIVAVPRSRLRPRPKVVVDEDSGNEEEPAVDPEVEPGTTVESPDGPELAEEDAEEEAEEEVEEEAEEEAEEEAEEEAEEEAEEKAGEVDGPEVGELEPVDDVEVEVEAESVAGDEITSESPQPVARSPKGKSPEPASPVGEPIEEPTIKTTPAAESVDIVRTLAATEKAAPVTAASPVNTGSPVTAASPAKATAHTATPQVKTSQTEPTATPAATVVPAVTSPVEASSLATQLAASADSAPTQPPSSANPFSTPTKSPAKAMVVINLDDGDNEDDVVVVASTRSASSAIAAPGPSHSNTAPDGSDLAAQQTAKRRHSSSLLPNVPFRYSRDPDPPYKRQKQVAELPTGGLTIQAPAYAHRDVTANSTRPTTFSSDVTPFASSADPNSTGQGSVNPPHLPSLGTSPAGHGPTGQNFTMASSESVISTSAAAPNTQGTHRNEPAVSSSFAFGVSALPVSGHTSAPDQPKGIYQAGASDSLFKSLLEHEDTSIESESSVSEGPAPAPGPAPEPAYCSNALTLSLAGYFRNNRQWYSSIFTEQNSQHKLRASLICYAHVIGVKLAKLYPEVLMVDMQKSMVEIGGVDATGQHFPIAFGHILGHTKGVHYTIRWLKEVVYSANGIIDPGVIVSTCELPQEAYDVFPKVKVMRNRCQLDSLVLTRTQRQDSRLSDMWMYIMGLRSKSLVKNVNGLLSRVDLVPFTDFDRWFAKNKKTLCPAFFDRYPHFSEVKVIPGALQGTATRADDPVFTFEALSRNIIPRYKFIVDNQNWERKVFASERPEDALLNGRISHKAMDLINFQRTAAVEKCGGQDTIHRWDRCVSRVLGIPCRHSLDYVNRRAMGLTVTEIHPHWHLMNPELLYREDFAPTLNTIVYPETAVQSNQVSEEAIRSMFGQSGFGPGRFGGV, encoded by the coding sequence ATGAGACGCGTGGATTTCAGTCCGTACGTGGCCGAGCTGCGTGCGAGCGCGCCACATCCGCCCAAAATCGCACACGTGACCTCCGGGGTCTCGTTCCACAAGCTCCACGCCGCGCTCAACCAGTTTGCCAAAACGTACCATTATGTGTTTGATGCTTCCAAGCCGCGGCGCAAGGACGACATGGagtgtgtggtgatgaagtGCTGTCGCAGAAGGTGCAGGTACAGGCTTTCGGTGTTTTCCGAGGCTTCCAACGCTGTCGACGGCGCTCTATCGTGGCTGGAGTATGATTCGGATGACATGGTGGAACATAATCACGAGCTGGACGGCTCCGATTTGACCGACGAGGATCGCAAACGGATGAAGAGAGTGGAATTTAAACGAAAGAGGAATGCCAAGCGGGTGCAGCAAGTAGAAGACAGTGATACCCGAACTAAAGAGAGCCATAGTGGTGATCTGAGACATGGCTGTGACGATGAACTCAACGGGTTCAACGACCTCAACGGTTTTGTCGATCCCAAAGGATCTAACAGTTACGACTGCGACAATGGCGACGACATTATGGAAGAGGAATTTCACTCCGACGAAGAACCTCTGTTTCTCTGCAGTGAGGCAGAGGATTCCGAgacttctcctgctcctgagGTGGCTGAACAACCGCAACAGTCTCCAGTTCAACGTCTGGACAAATATCATTCTCTGTTTTTGCATAGtgaggaagatgacgatgagGTTCAGGAGATCGTCGCgaccaacaagaccaacaaAACCAAGTCTAagccaaagaagaagaaaaagatTGAAATTATTTCACTTGATTCTGATTCCGAGGAGGCGGAAGAAGAGCGAGCTCAGAGTTCTGCGAAGACCATTTCCCCACAACCCAAGTCGGAATCCTCGCCAGCAACTGCTTCCGGCGCCCAGAAAAAACGCGCCAAGTCGCAAACAAAGCCGTTTTCGTCTTCAACAACCTCTTCAGAACTGTCAAAGACTTATTCTCATGAAGTTCTTGATACTCTCAAGGCGCAGAAACGCAATCACCGTGTGTCTAAGCATCAGAAGGAGCGCGCAAGAGTAGACGAAATCACGGCCAAAGTGCGAGAGAACGAAAAGTTGGCCTTGGAGAATAAAAAGACGGAGCTCGAACAACAGGTCGAAGCCACCTTGAGCAAGCGTGAGATGGTGCTGAAAACTTATTTGAGGTTGGAAAAGGGACTCAGAGGCGCGCAATTGGCGGATTCGTTGTCTAGGATGATGAGGGTTATAAAAACGCAGGTTCAGGATGAGCTTAGGGGTGTGCATGAGGAGGAAAATGAGCCTGTGATGTTAGCTGAGTCATCCTTCATtgtggacgacaaggacgacaaaGACGAAGACGGGGAGTACCTCGAGGAAGAgttggtgaagaaggacggaCGCAGGAAGACTTCTGGAACAAAAaacaaggctctggaaaAGGCTCAACGGAAGAAGGAACGCAAACACGAACGGCAGGCAGCCCTGATGAAACTTCTAGATCGGCGAGTGATGAAAGAATGGCGGGCTTGTCCGTTTTGCAAACGGCGTTTTTACCCCAGAGAGATAGGCAAGAAGACTAATTCGGCCGAAGCGGAGCTCATGACCCACATTCAGCTAGTTCATCCCGATGAGGTTGTTTACCTGGatgatctggaggaggaggaggaggagggggaggacGCAGTTCAGTCCGACCACGGTTATGGCGACTCTTTGAATTCTTCTTCCGactcggaggaggagatcgTGGCCGTGCCGAGGTCGAGACTGAGACCGAGACCCAAGGTTGTGGTAGACGAGGACAGTGGaaatgaagaagagcctGCTGTTGACCCCGAAGTCGAGCCAGGCACCACAGTTGAGTCTCCTGATGGGCCAGAGTTAGCGGAGGAAGACGCGGAGGAAGAAGCGGAGGAAGaagtggaggaagaagcGGAGGAAGAAGCGGAGGAAGAAGCGGAGGAAGAAGCGGAGGAAGAAGCGGAGGAAAAAGCGGGGGAAGTGGATGGCCCGGAAGTGGGCGAGCTAGAACCTGTCGATGATGTGGAGGTTGAAGTTGAAGCGGAGTCAGTGGCTGGTGATGAGATAACCTCAGAATCACCTCAACCAGTGGCTAGATCTCCCAAAGGAAAGTCTCCCgagccagcttctcctgtGGGTGAGCCTATTGAAGAACCCACGATCAAGACCACCCCTGCTGCTGAATCAGTTGATATTGTCAGAACATTGGCTGCAACTGAGAAGGCAGCTCCTGTTACTGCAGCTTCTCCGGTCAATACTGGGTCTCCAGTAACCGCTGCATCTCCAGCCAAGGCTACTGCTCATACCGCAACTCCTCAAGTCAAAACATCACAGACAGAACCTACAGCTACCCCAGCTGCTACGGTCGTTCCAGCTGTGACGTCGCCGGTTGAagcttcttctttggcTACCCAGCTTGCTGCTTCCGCCGACTCCGCACCAACGCAACCACCCTCCAGCGCGAACCCCTTCTCAACGCCAACTAAGAGCCCTGCCAAAGCTATGGTTGTCATCAATCTCGACGATGGTGATAACGAAGATGACGTAGTTGTTGTGGCATCTACTAGAAGTGCGTCTTCTGCTATAGCCGCCCCTGGACCATCTCATTCCAATACAGCTCCTGACGGCTCGGATCTCGCGGCGCAACAAACGGCCAAACGGAGACATAGCTCTTCCCTGCTACCTAATGTTCCGTTTCGCTACTCGCGGGACCCCGATCCACCTTACAAACGACAGAAGCAGGTTGCAGAGTTGCCCACTGGCGGTTTGACTATCCAAGCTCCTGCCTATGCACATCGTGACGTCACTGCCAACTCCACTAGGCCTACAACATTTTCCAGCGACGTTACTCCCTTTGCATCAAGTGCAGATCCCAATTCCACTGGACAGGGATCTGTCAATCCCCCACACTTACCAAGCCTAGGCACTAGTCCCGCTGGTCATGGCCCGACGGGACAAAACTTCACAATGGCCAGTAGTGAAAGTGTCATTTCGacgtctgctgctgctcccaaCACTCAAGGGACCCACAGGAACGAACCGGCAGTCTCTAGCTCATTTGCTTTTGGTGTCTCAGCTCTTCCTGTGTCGGGTCATACAAGTGCTCCTGACCAGCCTAAAGGAATATACCAAGCTGGTGCCTCGGATTCTCTGTTTAAATCCTTGTTAGAACACGAAGACACATCCATCGAGTCCGAAAGCTCTGTTTCTGAAGgtcctgctcctgctccgGGTCCTGCTCCTGAACCTGCGTACTGCTCCAACGCGTTGACCCTCAGTCTTGCAGGGTACTTTCGCAACAACCGCCAGTGGTACAGCTCGATTTTCACAGAACAGAATTCCCAGCACAAGCTCAGAGCATCTTTGATCTGCTATGCTCACGTAATTGGCGTCAAACTGGCCAAGTTGTACCCGGAAGTCCTCATGGTGGACATGCAAAAGTCAATGGTTGAGATTGGAGGAGTCGATGCTACAGGACAGCATTTCCCCATCGCGTTTGGACACATTTTGGGCCACACGAAGGGCGTTCATTACACTATTCGGTGGCTCAAGGAAGTGGTCTATTCTGCCAACGGCATTATTGATCCCGGTGTGATTGTTTCCACCTGTGAACTGCCTCAGGAGGCCTACGATGTGTTTcccaaggtcaaggtgaTGAGAAACAGATGTCAGCTGGACTCTCTGGTCTTGACACGAACCCAGAGACAGGATTCTCGACTCTCAGACATGTGGATGTATATCATGGGTCTGCGGTCCAAGAGCCTGGTGAAGAACGTCAATGGTCTGTTGTCTCGAGTTGATTTGGTTCCTTTCACAGACTTTGATCGGTGGTTtgccaagaacaagaaaacCCTGTGCCCGGCTTTCTTCGACCGCTATCCGCATTTCTCTGAGGTCAAAGTCATACCTGGAGCGCTTCAGGGCACCGCTACACGTGCCGACGACCCAGTGTTTACGTTCGAAGCTCTCTCAAGGAACATTATTCCTCGATACAAGTTCATCGTCGACAATCAGAACTGGGAAAGAAAGGTGTTTGCTTCTGAGAGACCTGAAGATGCCTTATTGAATGGCCGCATCTCCCACAAAGCCATGGATCTCATCAATTTCCAGAGAACGGCGGCTGTGGAGAAATGTGGAGGACAAGACACCATTCATAGATGGGACCGGTGTGTCTCGCGGGTTCTCGGCATCCCCTGTAGACACAGTTTGGATTATGTCAACAGACGGGCCATGGGGTTGACCGTCACCGAGATCCATCCTCATTGGCACCTCATGAACCCCGAATTGCTCTACAGGGAGGACTTTGCTCCCACACTCAACACCATTGTCTATCCAGAGACAGCTGTACAAAGTAACCAAGTGAGCGAGGAGGCCATTAGGAGCATGTTTGGCCAGAGTGGATTTGGCCCAGGCAGATTTGGAGGTGTGTAG